In Ostrea edulis chromosome 6, xbOstEdul1.1, whole genome shotgun sequence, a single window of DNA contains:
- the LOC125646364 gene encoding uncharacterized protein LOC125646364, which produces MMKNTDRHGLKPSVSLEVHNMKEMTIRNSVEKLECEKRQKIIEKQRSYFVRQHSRDENEIKQILLRLQLEQETNHDQAEDSTLYTDDESRATSLYDLDKRLTDQDEGIVNPYPLVIVPKYGSPTPLKNKIRDEVGSPPGLSRRHARDEQPIKSSSFRATVIAATFINKLHAPIAARKGGNSPFKEGSNALWVGDPEYISSVRRPRKSVADMNHQRNFYRTKSDLHRFDVGTPSDFGSVVSVRGESPRSNAEELLILPVTNPEDNHDSIGSREKETSPKLVRKLSKDKKGLEKNHKETSTSTEVKKSPRLARECSSEGAKSSVERSLSFTNVSKRRQELHKSDNIETRRSNPRGDQSDNIETRRSTPRADKSEKHHVRKSSLKKKKNDNETSTEKAKKISFAEDSLPQRSRSLKERKNVGVGRPRSSSTGDT; this is translated from the exons ATGATGAAGAATACAGATCGTCACGGGTTGAAGCCGAGTGTTTCGTTAGAGGTACATAACATGAAAGAAATGACCATCAGAAATAGTGTGGAAAAATTAGAATGTGAGAAAAGACAGAAAATCATCGAGAAACAAAGGAGTTATTTCGTCCGTCAGCATTCCAgagatgaaaatgaaataaaacagattTTGCTGCGCCTACAGCTGGAACAAGAGACGAATCACGACCAAGCGGAAGATTCTACACTTTACA CGGACGATGAAAGTAGAGCGACTTCGCTGTATGACCTTGACAAAAGGCTGACTGACCAGGATGAGGGAATTGTTAATCCTTACCCGCTGGTCATTGTCCCGAAATACGGATCTCCGACCCcgctgaaaaacaaaattaggg ATGAGGTAGGTAGTCCACCGGGACTGTCCCGCAGGCATGCCCGTGATGAACAGCCGATAAAATCCTCATCATTTCGTGCGACGGTTATTGCCGCTACATTTATCAACAAATTACACGCTCCTATAGCAGCCAGGAAAGGCGGGAACAGTCCTTTCAAAGAAGGAAGTAATGCATTATGGGTCGGTGATCCGGAGTACATATCTTCTGTCCGTCGTCCGAGGAAGTCGGTAGCCGATATGAATCATCAGCGGAATTTCTATCGAACTAAATCCGACCTTCATAGGTTTGATGTCGGCACTCCATCTGATTTTGGTTCCGTGGTCAGTGTAAGGGGTGAATCCCCAAGGTCAAATGCTGAAGAACTGCTTATCTTGCCTGTCACAAATCCTGAGGACAACCACGATTCGATAGGTTCGCGGGAAAAGGAAACCTCACCCAAACTTGTTCGAAAACTATCAAAAGACAAAAAGGGCCTCGAGAAGAACCACAAGGAAACTAGTACATCTACAGAGGTGAAAAAATCTCCAAGACTGGCGAGGGAGTGTTCTTCAGAAGGGGCCAAGTCCAGTGTCGAGCGAAGTCTCTCTTTTACTAATGTTTCCAAGCGTCGACAGGAATTGCACAAGTCAGACAACATCGAGACACGAAGATCCAACCCCCGTGGAGACCAGTCAGACAACATCGAGACACGAAGATCCACCCCCCGAGCAGACAAGTCAGAAAAACATCACGTGCGGAAATCATctttgaaaaagaagaaaaacgaCAATGAAACCTCGACAGAGAAAGCCAAGAAAATTTCTTTTGCTGAGGACTCCCTACCCCAAAGAAGTAGGTCATTGAAGGAAAGGAAAAATGTGGGTGTCGGCCGCCCTAGATCCTCTTCTACTGGAGATACGTAG